A stretch of Lactuca sativa cultivar Salinas chromosome 6, Lsat_Salinas_v11, whole genome shotgun sequence DNA encodes these proteins:
- the LOC111890052 gene encoding uncharacterized protein LOC111890052, protein MSTEKRGSKRSKTSNDYPQTSDACSQTNLNDKDVEFESEQPRHFVGMDKAKMVPSLLNNSPENKYQRLFDIMDQHLSLQKEKIAILIEKVAFKKQKVYLDILETKTDDLEGDDLLAVLAIKKLVRDIYL, encoded by the coding sequence ATGTCGACTGAAAAAAGAGGGTCAAAAAGGTCAAAGACATCCAATGATTACCCACAAACATCAGATGCTTGTTCTCAAACCAATCTTAATGACAAAGATGTGGAGTTTGAATCTGAACAACCTCGACACTTTGTTGGAATGGATAAAGCGAAAATGGTTCCATCATTGTTAAATAACTCGCCGGAGAATAAATACCAGCGATTGTTTGACATAATGGACCAACATCTTTCTTTGCAAAAAGAAAAAATCGCGATATTGATAGAAAAGGTAGCATTTAAAAAACAGAAAGTGTATTTAGATATTCTTGAAACGAAGACTGATGATTTGGAGGGTGACGACCTTCTAGCGGTATTAGCCATAAAAAAATTAGTTAGAGATATATATTTGTAa